In the genome of Vicia villosa cultivar HV-30 ecotype Madison, WI linkage group LG7, Vvil1.0, whole genome shotgun sequence, one region contains:
- the LOC131616235 gene encoding mitochondrial import inner membrane translocase subunit TIM23-2-like, whose amino-acid sequence MAQNDSQSDKNPQTRFYNPYKDLEVSSRNLYQLPTSPEFLFDEEALRKRRSWGENLTFYTGCGYLGGSIAGAGVGLVEGVRSFESGDTTKLRVNRILNSSGHSGRTWGNRVGIIGLLYAGIESGIEAARDTDDAWNSVAAGLGTGALYRAARGVRSAAVAGAVGGVLVGAAVTVKQALKRYVPI is encoded by the coding sequence ATGGCGCAAAACGATTCACAATCCGACAAAAACCCCCAAACCCGATTCTACAACCCATACAAAGACCTCGAGGTTTCTAGCCGAAATCTCTACCAGCTCCCAACTTCCCCGGAGTTTCTCTTCGACGAGGAAGCTCTCCGTAAACGCCGTTCCTGGGGAGAGAATCTCACCTTCTACACTGGCTGCGGTTACCTCGGAGGTTCAATCGCCGGTGCCGGAGTTGGGCTCGTTGAAGGAGTTCGATCTTTCGAATCCGGCGACACCACGAAGCTCAGGGTTAATCGTATTCTCAACTCATCCGGGCATTCGGGTCGGACTTGGGGTAACCGTGTTGGGATCATTGGGTTGCTTTATGCTGGAATCGAGAGCGGGATCGAGGCTGCCAGAGACACCGATGACGCCTGGAACAGCGTTGCGGCCGGGCTTGGCACTGGAGCTTTGTATAGAGCAGCAAGAGGGGTGAGATCGGCGGCGGTGGCTGGAGCTGTGGGTGGAGTTCTTGTTGGAGCTGCTGTGACGGTAAAACAAGCACTGAAACGATATGTGCCAATATGA